In one Bacillus thuringiensis genomic region, the following are encoded:
- a CDS encoding MFS transporter: protein MAQANSKRVAGNIFKGSVGNLIEWYDWYVYSAFAVYFSAEFFPKGDPTSQLLNTAAIFAVGFLMRPIGSLLMGRYADRHGRRAALTLSITVMAGGSLIIACTPSYESIGIMAPIILVLARLLQGLSLGGEYGTSATYLSEMASSGRRGFYSSFQYVTLVAGQMVALGVQIILQQLLSEPDMKAWGWRIPFIIGAMGAVAVLWLRRTMDESEQFANIKSQKRESAGTVRALMKHPKAVLTVVGLTLGGTVAFYTYTTYLQKFMVNTVGLPKEVVSWINFVALLIFVVLQPIAGLLSDKIGRRPLLMAFGILGTLLTAPIFFFMEKTTEPIVAFLLMMVGLIIVTGYTSINAIVKAELFPTEIRALGVGLPYALTVAIFGGTAEFIALWLKSIGMESLFYFYVAGCIAISFITYWRMDESSKTSQIEAELGGGDTLANNKSS from the coding sequence ATGGCTCAAGCAAACTCAAAACGAGTGGCCGGCAATATTTTCAAAGGTTCAGTCGGCAATTTAATTGAATGGTACGACTGGTACGTTTACTCTGCTTTCGCCGTTTATTTTTCAGCAGAGTTCTTTCCTAAAGGAGATCCAACGAGTCAGTTACTAAACACAGCAGCTATTTTCGCAGTTGGGTTTTTAATGCGCCCTATCGGAAGTTTATTAATGGGACGCTATGCAGATCGGCACGGACGCCGGGCAGCATTAACGCTTTCGATTACAGTTATGGCCGGTGGTTCTTTAATTATCGCCTGTACACCTAGTTACGAAAGCATCGGTATTATGGCACCAATTATTTTAGTTCTTGCCCGTTTACTACAAGGATTATCACTCGGCGGAGAGTACGGAACTTCCGCAACGTATTTATCTGAAATGGCTAGTAGTGGTCGCCGCGGCTTTTATTCAAGTTTCCAATATGTAACGCTCGTTGCCGGACAAATGGTTGCGTTAGGCGTTCAAATTATTCTTCAGCAATTACTAAGCGAACCAGATATGAAAGCTTGGGGATGGCGTATTCCATTCATTATTGGAGCGATGGGTGCAGTAGCTGTATTATGGCTTCGCCGCACGATGGATGAATCAGAGCAATTCGCAAACATAAAATCACAAAAACGCGAAAGCGCAGGAACTGTTCGCGCTCTTATGAAGCACCCGAAAGCAGTATTAACAGTAGTCGGCCTAACATTAGGAGGCACTGTCGCATTCTATACGTACACAACATATTTACAAAAGTTCATGGTAAACACAGTCGGTCTTCCGAAAGAAGTTGTAAGCTGGATTAACTTTGTCGCACTACTTATTTTCGTCGTACTTCAACCAATTGCAGGACTACTATCCGATAAAATTGGACGCCGCCCACTATTAATGGCATTCGGTATTCTCGGAACATTACTAACAGCACCGATCTTCTTCTTCATGGAAAAAACGACAGAACCAATCGTAGCATTTTTACTCATGATGGTCGGTCTCATTATCGTTACTGGTTACACATCGATTAACGCAATTGTAAAAGCAGAACTCTTCCCAACTGAAATTCGCGCACTTGGCGTAGGTTTACCATATGCACTAACAGTTGCGATATTTGGTGGAACAGCCGAGTTCATCGCTTTATGGCTAAAGAGCATCGGAATGGAATCACTATTCTACTTCTACGTAGCTGGATGTATCGCAATCAGCTTTATTACGTATTGGCGTATGGATGAGTCATCGAAAACTTCGCAGATTGAGGCGGAGCTTGGTGGTGGGGATACACTAGCTAATAATAAGTCTAGTTAA
- a CDS encoding ATP-binding protein, producing MKKSRKVSLQTKIVSLIITLILFVVLLLAGIFVYIQSVDTKRQVEQLALQTAKSLSFMPAIKDAFQNNEHKSTIQSIAEQVREQAGADTVIIEDRFGVTYSHSNSELIGTKSNNPYNYEALTFGGYYTLEGNGESGPALMAKAPIIVHNGDYDQVVGVVTVEFLIKGIESNILSRTKEIILFSLAVLVAGIVGGILLARSIRKDTLGLEPNEIAALYRERSAILLSIKEGIIAIDQNGFITMMNTSAEEMLHVNGDYMQQHISKVLPEFNMERVLENDQEIAFQDKVFILNMTPILENNSTVGVVCSFRDKTELQNLVNTISEVRKYSEDLRAQTHEFTNKLFVLSGLLQLGHYKEAIEFIQQESNIHQSQNHILFHQIHDAKVQAILLGKIGTASEKKIDFHIEGDSALHPLPDHIKVSHLITILGNIIDNAFDAVSEREEKRVSFFVTDIGHDIVFEVIDSGAGIPVEKITTIFQKGFSTKGNDRGYGLANVKEMVDLLGGTIEIQNEKNGGAIFTIYLPKILREST from the coding sequence ATGAAGAAATCACGCAAAGTGTCATTGCAAACGAAAATAGTAAGCTTAATTATTACGTTAATTTTATTTGTTGTTCTCCTATTAGCAGGAATATTTGTTTACATTCAGTCCGTTGATACGAAGCGCCAAGTGGAGCAGCTAGCACTGCAAACAGCGAAGTCGCTTTCTTTTATGCCAGCTATAAAAGATGCTTTTCAGAATAACGAGCATAAAAGTACGATTCAATCCATTGCGGAACAAGTTCGTGAGCAAGCTGGTGCAGATACTGTCATTATAGAAGATCGCTTTGGGGTGACGTATTCCCATTCTAATTCGGAGTTAATTGGCACAAAGAGTAACAATCCATATAACTATGAAGCACTCACTTTTGGTGGCTATTATACGCTTGAAGGAAATGGGGAAAGTGGTCCAGCTTTAATGGCGAAGGCGCCCATTATTGTTCATAACGGAGACTACGATCAAGTCGTAGGCGTTGTAACAGTAGAGTTTTTAATAAAAGGTATTGAATCTAACATACTGAGCAGAACGAAAGAAATTATACTCTTTTCCTTAGCTGTATTAGTAGCGGGAATTGTTGGCGGCATTCTTTTAGCACGCAGCATTCGTAAAGATACACTCGGTTTAGAGCCGAATGAAATCGCAGCGCTATACCGAGAACGAAGCGCGATACTACTATCTATAAAAGAGGGGATTATCGCCATCGATCAAAACGGTTTTATTACGATGATGAACACGTCGGCAGAAGAAATGTTACATGTAAATGGTGATTATATGCAGCAACACATTTCAAAAGTTTTACCGGAATTTAATATGGAAAGAGTGCTAGAAAACGATCAAGAAATCGCGTTTCAAGATAAAGTGTTTATTTTAAACATGACACCGATACTTGAAAATAACAGTACGGTAGGAGTTGTATGTAGTTTTAGAGATAAAACAGAACTGCAAAACCTTGTGAACACAATATCTGAGGTAAGAAAGTATTCTGAGGACTTACGCGCTCAAACACATGAATTTACAAATAAGCTTTTCGTTTTATCAGGATTACTTCAGTTAGGACATTACAAAGAGGCGATTGAATTTATCCAGCAAGAATCTAATATTCATCAAAGTCAAAACCATATTTTATTTCATCAAATTCATGATGCGAAAGTACAAGCTATTTTATTAGGGAAAATCGGAACAGCATCTGAGAAGAAAATTGATTTTCATATTGAAGGAGATAGTGCGCTTCATCCGTTACCAGACCATATAAAAGTTTCACACCTTATTACGATCCTTGGAAACATAATCGACAATGCGTTTGATGCGGTGAGTGAACGAGAGGAAAAGAGAGTTTCCTTCTTCGTTACGGATATTGGGCACGACATTGTGTTTGAAGTGATAGATAGTGGAGCAGGGATACCGGTAGAAAAAATTACGACCATTTTTCAAAAAGGATTTTCAACGAAAGGAAATGATCGTGGTTACGGACTAGCAAACGTGAAAGAAATGGTAGATCTGCTAGGGGGAACAATTGAAATTCAAAACGAGAAAAATGGGGGAGCTATTTTTACAATTTACCTTCCGAAAATATTGAGAGAAAGTACATGA
- a CDS encoding response regulator — MLKVAIAEDDFRVAQIQEEFLLKIKDVKVVGKALNAKETIELLQKEEIDLLLLDNYLPDGIGTDLLPKIHAKFPNVDVIMVTAANENYMLEKAIRNGVSNYLIKPVTLEKFVRTIEDYKRKKQLLHSNNEVNQALIDNFFGTSQTQDIKNLPTGVDPLTLQKVKGIIKGFEEGITIEEMGEQMGASRTTARRYLEYLVATNECTVEYTYGIIGRPERKYRIGRGL; from the coding sequence ATGTTGAAGGTTGCAATTGCAGAAGATGATTTCCGCGTCGCGCAAATTCAAGAGGAGTTTTTATTGAAAATAAAGGATGTAAAAGTGGTCGGAAAAGCATTGAACGCAAAAGAAACGATAGAACTACTACAAAAGGAAGAAATCGATTTGCTTCTATTAGATAATTACTTACCAGATGGAATCGGAACAGACTTATTGCCGAAAATCCATGCTAAATTTCCAAATGTTGACGTCATTATGGTAACGGCGGCGAATGAAAACTACATGCTAGAAAAAGCAATTCGAAACGGCGTAAGCAACTACCTTATAAAACCGGTCACGTTAGAAAAATTTGTTCGCACCATTGAAGACTATAAAAGAAAGAAGCAATTATTACATAGTAACAATGAAGTAAATCAAGCACTCATCGATAACTTCTTCGGGACTTCGCAAACACAAGACATAAAAAACTTACCGACAGGTGTTGATCCGTTAACACTGCAAAAAGTGAAAGGGATTATAAAAGGATTCGAAGAGGGCATTACAATAGAAGAAATGGGAGAACAAATGGGGGCCTCCAGAACAACCGCAAGAAGATATTTAGAATACTTAGTAGCGACAAACGAATGCACAGTAGAGTACACATACGGCATTATCGGACGACCAGAACGAAAATATCGCATAGGACGAGGGCTATGA
- a CDS encoding tripartite tricarboxylate transporter substrate binding protein — translation MKKRLLLCIWIMIGVIAGCSSEKSHTNKVNIDKVEIVAPNVQGAGWDLTARAMQKTLTEEKIFTKPITVTNKVGGSGDVGWKYTKQKGGHVLAINSSLLITNNLLGHSKLTYKDFTPLATLASDWEVVVVSKESNIENANQLMEQLKQDKKNFKIGVAPGLGNDDHLSFVQVSKAFGINPAELQFFVYENKEKIINALTNKQIGAATMTLSEAEKQYKASKIKILAVSAPKRLDRLPEIPTWKEQGINVIFQHWKGIMGPKDMTEEEVAYWDGVIKRMVESDSWKGILRERGWNSYYQGSGETRGFLEERYGWYGGMVGGAKVDK, via the coding sequence ATGAAAAAACGATTATTACTATGTATATGGATCATGATAGGAGTAATAGCTGGTTGTTCCTCGGAAAAATCCCATACGAATAAAGTGAACATAGACAAAGTAGAAATCGTTGCGCCAAACGTTCAAGGAGCAGGATGGGATTTAACGGCACGAGCAATGCAAAAAACGCTGACAGAAGAAAAAATCTTCACAAAACCAATCACTGTCACAAACAAAGTAGGTGGCAGCGGTGACGTCGGATGGAAATATACGAAACAAAAAGGCGGTCACGTACTGGCGATTAACTCGAGCTTACTCATAACGAACAACCTACTAGGCCACAGTAAACTAACATATAAAGACTTCACGCCGCTCGCGACACTCGCATCGGACTGGGAAGTTGTTGTCGTATCAAAAGAATCAAACATAGAAAACGCAAATCAACTAATGGAACAACTAAAACAAGACAAGAAAAACTTCAAAATCGGCGTTGCCCCCGGCCTAGGAAACGACGATCACCTATCCTTCGTACAAGTAAGCAAAGCCTTCGGCATAAACCCAGCCGAACTACAATTCTTCGTCTACGAAAACAAAGAAAAAATCATAAACGCCCTAACGAACAAACAAATAGGCGCCGCAACCATGACCCTATCCGAAGCCGAAAAACAATACAAAGCCAGCAAAATAAAAATACTAGCCGTATCCGCACCAAAACGGCTAGACCGACTACCAGAAATCCCAACGTGGAAAGAACAAGGAATCAACGTCATCTTCCAGCACTGGAAAGGTATTATGGGTCCGAAAGATATGACGGAGGAAGAGGTTGCTTATTGGGATGGTGTTATTAAGAGGATGGTGGAGAGTGATAGTTGGAAGGGGATTTTGCGGGAGAGAGGGTGGAATTCTTATTATCAGGGTAGTGGGGAGACGAGGGGGTTTTTGGAGGAGAGATATGGTTGGTATGGGGGAATGGTTGGTGGAGCTAAAGTTGATAAGTAA
- a CDS encoding TerD family protein has protein sequence MIHTLVRGQKIDVTKNHPEMKGLLVDLTWNAPMNIDVDASAFLVGFNGKITKEEDFVFYGQPYSSCRSVQLNQNIANGSKQRFSIDFTHIKDEVQKVVFSITIHNAEEKKQALRDVSHIQLKINNAQSGLEIIHFPITYPFTDESAIIVGELYRHGGGWKFNPIGAGYFGGLAALCTNFGIEIAEDEKQTAPSVEKKIVPTPPPIQKTINAVKVELKKKQSINIQKSKMVTATLEWETNKDLDLYCFYVTTNGEIGKVYYKNLGSSKVSPYIVLDGDSQEPGKETIRIYRPEALKYVLFAAYSAVGNGVGSFYSMRAKAVVDNHMGSVVTAPLLEINDHAYWVCIAHIDFTNSNEIKISHVESYSKDHSEASPLLYENGKFRMDVGPIEFKNEEDYQKYFK, from the coding sequence GTGATACATACTTTAGTAAGGGGACAAAAGATAGATGTTACAAAGAATCATCCAGAGATGAAAGGATTACTGGTAGATTTAACTTGGAATGCCCCAATGAATATAGATGTAGATGCATCAGCTTTTTTAGTAGGTTTTAATGGGAAAATTACTAAAGAAGAGGATTTTGTTTTTTATGGACAACCTTATTCTAGTTGTCGATCTGTTCAATTAAATCAAAATATCGCAAATGGAAGTAAACAAAGATTTTCGATAGATTTTACTCATATAAAAGATGAGGTACAAAAGGTTGTATTTTCGATTACAATTCATAATGCTGAAGAGAAGAAACAGGCGCTACGAGATGTTTCCCACATTCAATTGAAAATAAACAACGCACAATCAGGATTAGAAATTATTCATTTTCCTATCACGTATCCATTTACAGATGAAAGTGCCATTATTGTTGGAGAGCTATATCGACATGGAGGAGGATGGAAGTTCAATCCGATTGGAGCTGGCTATTTTGGTGGATTAGCTGCATTGTGTACAAATTTTGGAATAGAAATCGCAGAGGATGAAAAACAAACTGCGCCCTCTGTAGAGAAGAAAATAGTCCCTACGCCGCCTCCAATACAAAAAACTATTAATGCAGTGAAGGTTGAATTGAAGAAAAAACAATCTATCAATATACAAAAATCTAAAATGGTAACAGCTACTTTAGAATGGGAAACAAATAAAGATTTAGACTTATACTGTTTTTACGTAACAACGAATGGAGAAATAGGAAAGGTTTATTATAAAAATCTAGGTTCGTCTAAAGTGTCGCCGTATATTGTGTTGGATGGCGATTCGCAAGAGCCAGGAAAAGAAACAATTCGTATTTACCGACCAGAAGCTTTAAAATATGTTTTATTTGCTGCGTATAGTGCTGTCGGCAATGGGGTAGGTAGTTTTTATTCTATGAGGGCTAAGGCTGTTGTCGATAATCATATGGGAAGCGTTGTAACAGCACCGTTATTAGAAATAAATGACCATGCTTATTGGGTGTGTATTGCTCATATTGATTTCACCAATTCAAATGAGATAAAAATTTCACATGTAGAAAGCTACTCAAAAGACCATTCAGAGGCTTCACCACTGTTGTACGAAAACGGGAAGTTTCGAATGGATGTAGGGCCGATTGAATTTAAAAATGAAGAGGATTATCAGAAGTATTTTAAATAA
- a CDS encoding MrcB family domain-containing protein, whose translation MLEKLIIELAKLTKQVEDINGDKTYWIINKDDKGLDVQTKTSSGQYAKEEEARSYFNVSSELLKNAWKKFIDMRTVKSEDFGQASECNDFLIVFFAQLPFVNVTESGAITFKEFQTDNLPCEQYHKVVGFLEEVINNTYDPKNLSDQTNGNLYRVKSKGRQDLRLLGFLKDNHNINTSLLNEYIEAENKNDVIRKLVLKQEYVHIVMFVLNLLRAYQRRDKKAALVHLAMTIVRNSRGDNLMLESLAKERTHNLLMWSEKLEIINAEWIPAEQYIKKSEEKGGNMSSSLREGFLKILKEYLDAKTEKFAGHKLGLTVRNDIATEIIRLPFINEKQYSVIGSVGKGNWATVPWIALMHRSITTSTQRGYYIVYLFSEDMQRLYLTIGQGVTETTKEEMQKIKEEIREQIHMSDKVQKDDEIFLGTSQKAKGYANSTAAYIVYDANKMPSEKELVEDLEEMFRYYEGFIAYKEKGTKYEMIYERKEVYLDQQSIIDHVSSYIQSKGFFYERKDLINFFLSLKTKPFVILSGISGTGKTKIVQWFAESLGATEENGQFTLIPVRPDWSDSSDLLGYVNLQGEFQERPLIKVLENADANPNRPYFVVLDEMNLARVEYYFSDFLSVIESRKWKDGKIVTSPVLPESIANKHITILSNVYIIGTVNMDETTHPLSKKVLDRANTIEFNTVNLDYFNFLMDVEEKEAEIASNRSLETEYLHLKECFKENEDLVRNISNLLIEINKILESVGAQVGYRIRDEICFYMAYNEQGKLLSFDEALDYQIYQKILPRLAGSDGRTEEVLKQLYVLCANEEYDSGNSDASYAKYPRSANKLSHMLRRLEYDGFTSFWI comes from the coding sequence ATGTTAGAGAAACTCATAATTGAATTGGCTAAATTAACGAAGCAGGTTGAAGATATAAATGGTGATAAAACTTATTGGATTATAAACAAGGATGATAAAGGATTAGATGTTCAAACTAAAACTTCAAGTGGACAATATGCAAAGGAAGAAGAAGCACGATCTTATTTTAACGTGAGTTCTGAACTTCTTAAGAACGCTTGGAAAAAATTTATCGATATGCGTACGGTAAAGAGTGAGGATTTCGGACAAGCAAGTGAATGTAATGATTTCTTGATAGTTTTCTTTGCACAGCTTCCATTTGTGAATGTAACGGAATCAGGGGCTATTACATTTAAAGAGTTCCAAACTGATAATTTGCCATGTGAGCAGTATCATAAAGTTGTTGGATTTTTGGAAGAGGTAATAAACAATACATACGATCCGAAAAATTTAAGTGATCAAACCAATGGTAATTTGTATAGAGTTAAATCTAAAGGAAGACAAGATTTAAGATTACTGGGATTTTTAAAGGATAATCATAATATTAATACATCTTTATTAAATGAATATATTGAGGCGGAAAATAAGAATGATGTTATTCGAAAGTTAGTTTTAAAGCAGGAATACGTTCACATTGTTATGTTTGTGCTTAATCTTTTAAGAGCATATCAGAGAAGGGACAAGAAAGCAGCTTTAGTACATTTAGCGATGACGATTGTTCGGAACTCTAGAGGGGATAATTTAATGCTAGAATCATTAGCGAAAGAGCGTACGCATAACCTCTTAATGTGGTCTGAGAAATTGGAAATAATTAATGCTGAATGGATTCCAGCCGAACAATACATAAAAAAGAGTGAAGAAAAGGGCGGTAATATGAGTAGTAGTTTACGTGAAGGCTTTTTAAAGATACTGAAAGAATATTTGGATGCAAAAACAGAAAAATTTGCAGGACATAAATTAGGATTAACAGTCCGAAATGATATAGCAACAGAGATCATTCGTTTACCATTTATAAATGAGAAGCAGTACAGTGTGATAGGGTCAGTCGGAAAAGGGAATTGGGCGACAGTTCCATGGATTGCGCTAATGCATAGAAGTATTACAACATCGACACAGAGAGGGTATTATATCGTCTATTTATTTAGTGAAGATATGCAACGATTGTATTTGACCATTGGACAAGGTGTAACAGAAACGACTAAAGAAGAGATGCAAAAAATTAAAGAAGAGATTCGTGAACAAATACATATGTCCGACAAAGTGCAAAAAGATGATGAAATTTTCCTAGGTACAAGCCAAAAAGCAAAAGGATATGCAAATTCAACAGCGGCTTATATTGTGTATGATGCTAATAAAATGCCAAGCGAAAAAGAGTTAGTAGAGGACCTAGAAGAAATGTTTCGTTATTATGAGGGATTCATAGCTTATAAAGAGAAAGGAACGAAATATGAAATGATTTATGAGAGGAAAGAAGTGTATTTAGATCAGCAATCAATTATCGATCACGTGTCTTCTTATATTCAAAGTAAAGGTTTCTTTTATGAGAGAAAGGATCTTATTAACTTTTTCCTTTCATTAAAGACGAAGCCATTTGTAATTTTATCGGGTATTTCAGGTACAGGGAAAACGAAAATTGTTCAGTGGTTTGCGGAGAGTTTAGGGGCTACGGAAGAGAATGGACAATTTACACTTATTCCGGTTAGACCTGATTGGAGTGATAGTTCTGATTTGCTTGGCTATGTGAACCTTCAAGGGGAGTTTCAAGAAAGGCCGTTAATTAAAGTTCTTGAAAATGCAGATGCAAATCCAAATAGGCCGTATTTTGTAGTGTTAGACGAGATGAATTTAGCTCGAGTAGAATACTACTTTAGTGACTTTTTAAGTGTAATCGAGAGTCGTAAATGGAAAGATGGAAAAATTGTTACATCACCTGTTCTTCCTGAGTCAATTGCGAATAAGCATATTACGATTCTATCAAATGTATACATTATCGGAACGGTAAATATGGATGAAACGACACATCCGTTAAGTAAGAAAGTATTAGATCGTGCGAATACAATTGAATTTAATACCGTTAACTTAGATTATTTTAATTTTTTAATGGATGTAGAAGAGAAGGAAGCTGAAATTGCTTCAAATCGCTCTTTAGAAACTGAGTATCTTCATCTGAAGGAATGTTTTAAAGAAAACGAAGATCTTGTGAGAAATATATCGAACCTTTTAATAGAAATAAATAAAATACTTGAATCAGTTGGAGCTCAAGTTGGGTATCGTATACGAGATGAAATTTGCTTCTATATGGCATATAACGAACAAGGGAAGTTATTATCGTTCGATGAGGCGCTTGATTATCAAATATATCAAAAGATTTTACCGCGTCTTGCAGGAAGTGATGGAAGAACGGAAGAGGTATTAAAGCAATTGTATGTATTATGTGCAAATGAAGAATATGATAGTGGCAATAGTGATGCTTCATATGCTAAGTATCCTCGTTCCGCTAACAAGCTGTCTCATATGTTAAGGAGGTTGGAGTATGATGGTTTCACCTCTTTCTGGATCTGA
- a CDS encoding restriction endonuclease-like protein — MVSPLSGSDSEIELVKIETEELSLTIKGNPYHEKYESLKEYHAMNADEMMYFHVDGKTESVSVFDARLQRLDEWNEHPPIFFENRSYQLVVVPKKNQQLSFYHEHPGFRKQVSSIQMGSLHVLMGNLSFPNEVGNTTFEIKDAQDTLLTVTFEVFPAKLDYKDDYRALLDEVNDEIYNLAFHLLKRTYLGASAIYATNPSKSEFYRILNDSFERFMKSISHIKRQPHHTLMTRHQLVRGEKIRKLDSVGMNYLRKRSHLLQGEKSIPTKGITAYKEVSYDTLENRFVKWMIQRVVHKIDDLLKALEPKSRYTRGVTDEDLLERVKNMKYRMKNELNDPFWRGIGKLDRSVFSLVIQMAAGYRDAYQIFLMLSRGLTLRGQIFKMSVKDVARLYEYWTYLKLGQILSKKYIPLHQDVIQVKQDGLYVTLDESKTAKRTFKHPETEEVIELYFQKRNSGLPTVTQKPDTMLAIEKKGKNYQYQYIFDAKYRIDFAESSHYKRKYGAPGPMEEDINTMHRYRDALVVEQEGPFERTAYGAYVLFPWNQEEVYENHPFYKSIEKVNIGGFPFLPNATRLVEQFLDHLIEKSPEEIIREGILPRGTKEEWHSSLEEKVLVGSVKTENDYETYRKNGVYQLLVTQLKPGWQEAKYIALYAPKKWHGEKGGIQYVAKIKHIQMQQNNEYIHFELEPWKKLDHLIRPVGYGIQAYTITTMSLLKEVQELPELFMKSKEERTLWKTLRRFTKQVKVELDHRNLDEASSIRSYYVQDVQIWVDYENEVVMVERGGLVKEVPLELVVGRGSVLFKEVLEVLHVEE; from the coding sequence ATGGTTTCACCTCTTTCTGGATCTGATAGTGAGATAGAGCTAGTTAAGATTGAAACAGAGGAGCTATCATTGACGATTAAAGGAAATCCTTATCATGAAAAATATGAGAGTTTAAAAGAATATCACGCTATGAACGCGGATGAAATGATGTATTTTCATGTAGATGGGAAGACAGAATCCGTTTCTGTATTTGATGCGAGATTGCAGAGGCTAGACGAATGGAACGAACACCCGCCAATCTTTTTTGAAAATAGAAGTTATCAGCTTGTTGTTGTTCCGAAAAAGAACCAACAGCTCTCTTTTTATCATGAACATCCGGGGTTTCGAAAACAAGTTAGCTCTATTCAAATGGGGTCACTTCATGTGTTAATGGGGAATCTTTCGTTTCCAAATGAAGTAGGAAATACAACATTTGAAATTAAAGACGCACAAGACACTTTATTAACTGTTACATTTGAAGTTTTCCCGGCAAAGCTTGATTATAAGGATGATTACAGAGCCTTATTAGATGAAGTAAATGATGAAATTTATAATTTAGCATTTCATTTACTAAAGAGAACTTACTTAGGAGCATCTGCAATTTACGCTACAAATCCATCGAAGAGTGAATTTTATCGTATTTTAAATGATTCCTTTGAGCGATTTATGAAGTCAATCTCTCATATAAAAAGACAACCGCATCATACGCTTATGACTAGACATCAACTTGTAAGAGGAGAAAAAATTCGTAAACTGGATTCTGTCGGAATGAACTATTTGCGAAAGCGATCACACTTGCTCCAAGGAGAAAAAAGTATACCGACTAAAGGGATTACAGCTTATAAGGAAGTTTCTTATGATACGCTGGAAAATCGATTTGTTAAATGGATGATTCAAAGAGTCGTACATAAAATAGATGATTTACTTAAGGCGCTAGAGCCAAAGTCTAGATATACACGTGGTGTAACTGATGAAGATTTGCTAGAGCGTGTAAAAAATATGAAGTATCGAATGAAAAATGAATTGAACGATCCATTTTGGAGAGGGATCGGAAAATTGGATCGCTCCGTTTTTTCACTCGTCATCCAAATGGCTGCAGGTTATAGGGATGCATATCAAATTTTCTTAATGCTATCGCGAGGTTTAACATTAAGAGGACAAATTTTCAAAATGTCAGTAAAAGATGTCGCAAGGCTATACGAGTATTGGACGTATTTAAAGCTTGGACAAATTTTATCGAAAAAATATATACCGCTCCATCAAGATGTTATTCAAGTTAAACAAGATGGTTTATACGTAACGCTAGACGAAAGTAAAACTGCGAAAAGAACGTTCAAACATCCAGAAACAGAGGAGGTAATCGAACTTTACTTCCAGAAACGAAACAGTGGACTGCCAACAGTTACACAAAAGCCAGATACGATGCTTGCTATTGAGAAAAAAGGAAAGAACTATCAATATCAATACATTTTTGATGCGAAATATCGAATTGATTTTGCTGAAAGCTCTCATTATAAAAGGAAGTATGGCGCCCCTGGCCCAATGGAAGAAGACATTAATACAATGCACCGCTACAGAGATGCATTAGTAGTAGAGCAAGAAGGGCCATTTGAACGAACAGCTTACGGAGCATACGTATTATTCCCGTGGAACCAAGAGGAAGTGTACGAGAACCATCCATTTTATAAAAGTATAGAAAAAGTAAATATCGGTGGCTTCCCATTCTTACCAAACGCAACAAGACTAGTCGAACAATTTCTAGATCATCTCATTGAAAAAAGCCCAGAAGAAATTATAAGAGAAGGTATCCTTCCAAGAGGAACAAAAGAAGAATGGCACTCCTCACTAGAAGAAAAAGTATTAGTAGGCAGCGTGAAAACTGAAAATGACTATGAAACATATAGAAAGAATGGCGTATATCAGCTACTAGTCACACAACTAAAACCAGGATGGCAAGAAGCGAAATACATAGCATTATATGCACCGAAAAAATGGCACGGAGAAAAAGGCGGAATCCAATACGTAGCCAAAATCAAACACATTCAAATGCAACAAAACAATGAGTATATACATTTCGAACTAGAACCATGGAAAAAACTAGACCATCTCATCCGCCCAGTAGGATATGGCATTCAAGCATACACAATAACAACTATGTCGTTATTAAAAGAAGTACAAGAACTCCCAGAACTCTTTATGAAATCAAAAGAAGAACGAACTCTTTGGAAAACTTTGCGCCGTTTTACGAAGCAGGTTAAGGTTGAGCTGGATCATCGTAATTTAGATGAGGCGTCTTCTATTAGGAGTTATTATGTGCAGGACGTTCAGATTTGGGTTGATTATGAGAATGAGGTTGTTATGGTGGAGAGAGGTGGGTTAGTTAAAGAGGTTCCTTTGGAGTTGGTTGTTGGTAGGGGATCGGTGTTGTTTAAGGAGGTTTTAGAAGTATTACATGTTGAGGAATAG